From Cricetulus griseus strain 17A/GY chromosome 1 unlocalized genomic scaffold, alternate assembly CriGri-PICRH-1.0 chr1_0, whole genome shotgun sequence, a single genomic window includes:
- the Rufy2 gene encoding RUN and FYVE domain-containing protein 2 isoform X2, whose protein sequence is MATKDPTAVERANLLNMAKLSIKGLIESALSFGRTLDSDYPPLQQFFVVMEHCLKHGLKVRKSFLSYNKTIWGPLELVEKLYPEAEEIGASVRDLPGLKTPLGRARAWLRLALMQKKMADYLRCLIIQRELLSEFYEYHALMMEEEGAVIVGLLVGLNVIDANLCVKGEDLDSQVGVIDFSMYLKNEEEIGNKERNVQIAAILDQKNYVEELNRQLNSTVSSLHSRVDSLEKSNTKLIEELAIAKNNIIKLQEENHQLRSENELILMRTRQHLEVTKVDVETELQTYKHSRQGLDEMYNDARRQLRDESQLRQDVENELSVQVGMKHEIELAMKLLEKDIHEKQDTLIGLRQQLEEVKAINIEMYQKLQGSEDSLKEKNEIIARLEEKTNKISTAMRQLEQRLQQAEKAQMEAEDEDEKYAQECLSKSDSLQRQISQKEQQLVQLETDLKIEKEWRQTLQEDLQKEKDVLSHLRNETQQIISLKKEFLNLQDDNQQLKKIYREQEQALQELGSKLCESKLKIDDIKEANKALQGLVWLKDKEATHCKLCEKEFSLSKRKHHCRNCGEIFCNACSDNELPLPSSPKPVRVCDSCHAMLIQRCSSNVP, encoded by the exons ATGG ctACTAAAGACCCCACAGCTGTGGAGAGAGCCAACTTGTTAAACATGGCTAAGTTGAGCATCAAGGGGCTCATTGAGTCTGCCCTGAGCTTTGGCCGCACCCTGGACTCCGATTATCCGCCTTTGCAGCAGTTCTTTGTGGTTATGGAGCACTGTCTGAAACACGGCCTTAAAG TGAGAAAATCATTTTTGAGTTATAACAAAACTATTTGGGGCCCTCTGGAACTGGTGGAGAAGCTGTACCCCGAAGCAGAGGAAATCGGAGCCAGTGTCCGGGATTTGCCCGGCCTTAA GACACCCCTGGGTCGTGCTAGGGCATGGCTCCGATTAGCCctcatgcaaaaaaaaatggCTGATTACCTTCGATGCTTAATTATCCAGAGGGAGCTCCTGAG CGAGTTCTATGAGTACCATGCGCTAATGATGGAGGAGGAGGGCGCTGTGATTGTTGGACTACTGGTCGGCCTGAATGTGATTGACGCCAATCTGTGTGTGAAGGGAGAAGACCTAGACTCCCAG GTTGGAGTGATTGATTTCTCAATGTATttaaagaatgaagaagagataggaaacaaagaaag GAATGTTCAAATTGCTGCCATCTTAGACCAAAAGAATTACGTtgaagaactaaacagacaacTCAA CAGCACAGTCAGCAGCCTCCATTCAAGAGTTGACTCGCTAGAAAAGTCAAACACTAAGCTGATCGAAGAG TTAGCAATAGCAAAGAACAATATCATTAAGCTCCAAGAAGAGAACCATCAGTTACGCAGTGAAAACGAGTTGATCCTAATGAGAACTCGGCAGCACCTAGAG GTTACCAAAGTGGATGTGGAAACTGAGCTCCAAACATACAAGCATTCCCGGCAAGGTCTAGACGAAATGTATAATGATGCCAGAAGGCAGCTTCGAGACGAGTCACAGCTGCGACAG GATGTGGAGAATGAGCTGTCAGTACAAGTTGGCATGAAGCATGAGATTGAGCTTGCTATGAAGTTGCTGGAGAAAGATATTCACGAGAAACAAGACACTCTCATAGGCCTTCGGCAACAGCTGGAAGAAGTCAAAGCAATCAACATTGAGATGTACCAAAAGCTGCAG GGTTCTGAAGAcagcttgaaagaaaaaaatgaaatcattgctCGCCTGGAAGAAAAGACCAATAAAATCAGTACAGCCATGAGGCAGCTGGAACAAAG ATTGCAGCAAGCAGAGAAGGCccaaatggaagcagaagacGAGGATGAGAAATATGCCCAAGAGTGTCTGAGCAAATCCGACAGTCTGCAGAGACAGATCTCGCAGAAGGAGCAGCAGCT GGTACAGCTGGAAACAGATTTGAAGATTGAGAAAGAATGGAGGCAGACTTTGCAAGAAGACCTTCAAAAGGAGAAAGATGTCCTATCTCATCTTAGAAATGAGACCCAACAAATCATTAGtcttaaaaaa gAGTTTCTTAACCTCCAGGATGACAATCAGCAGTTGAAAAAAATATATCGAGAACAAGAACAGGCTCTGCAAGAACTTGGCAGCAAACTCTGCGA ATCCAAACTTAAAATAGACGACATAAAAGAAGCCAACAAAGCATTACAG GGACTGGTCTGGCTAAAAGACAAAGAGGCAACACACTGTAAGCTTTGTGAGAAGGAATTTTCACTCTCCAAAAGAAAG CACCACTGTAGGAACTGTGGGGAAATTTTCTGTAATGCCTGCTCTGACAACGAGCTGCCTTTGCCTTCTTCACCAAAGCCAGTGCGAGTCTGTGATTCCTGTCATGCAATGCTCATTCAGAGATGCTCCTCTAATGTGCCGTGA
- the LOC100757015 gene encoding protein transport protein Sec61 subunit gamma-like — MDYVMQFVEPSGQFVKDSIWLVKRCTKLDRKEFQKVAMSTAMVFAIMGFTGFVKLIHIPVNNIIVGG, encoded by the coding sequence ATGGACTACGTAATGCAGTTTGTTGAGCCCAGTGGGCAGTTTGTCAAGGACTCAATTTGGCTGGTAAAAAGATGCACCAAACTGGATAGAAAAGAATTCCAGAAGGTTGCCATGTCCACAGCCATGGTATTTGCTATCATGGGATTCACTGGCTTTGTGAAACTGATCCATATCCCTGTTAATAACATTATTGTGGGTGGCTGA
- the Rufy2 gene encoding RUN and FYVE domain-containing protein 2 isoform X3 — MATKDPTAVERANLLNMAKLSIKGLIESALSFGRTLDSDYPPLQQFFVVMEHCLKHGLKVRKSFLSYNKTIWGPLELVEKLYPEAEEIGASVRDLPGLKTPLGRARAWLRLALMQKKMADYLRCLIIQRELLSEFYEYHALMMEEEGAVIVGLLVGLNVIDANLCVKGEDLDSQVGVIDFSMYLKNEEEIGNKERNVQIAAILDQKNYVEELNRQLNSTVSSLHSRVDSLEKSNTKLIEELAIAKNNIIKLQEENHQLRSENELILMRTRQHLEVTKVDVETELQTYKHSRQGLDEMYNDARRQLRDESQLRQDVENELSVQVGMKHEIELAMKLLEKDIHEKQDTLIGLRQQLEEVKAINIEMYQKLQGSEDSLKEKNEIIARLEEKTNKISTAMRQLEQSDNDLLTQTRTIAVSLVKSAGSDPQDQYKLVKDISF; from the exons ATGG ctACTAAAGACCCCACAGCTGTGGAGAGAGCCAACTTGTTAAACATGGCTAAGTTGAGCATCAAGGGGCTCATTGAGTCTGCCCTGAGCTTTGGCCGCACCCTGGACTCCGATTATCCGCCTTTGCAGCAGTTCTTTGTGGTTATGGAGCACTGTCTGAAACACGGCCTTAAAG TGAGAAAATCATTTTTGAGTTATAACAAAACTATTTGGGGCCCTCTGGAACTGGTGGAGAAGCTGTACCCCGAAGCAGAGGAAATCGGAGCCAGTGTCCGGGATTTGCCCGGCCTTAA GACACCCCTGGGTCGTGCTAGGGCATGGCTCCGATTAGCCctcatgcaaaaaaaaatggCTGATTACCTTCGATGCTTAATTATCCAGAGGGAGCTCCTGAG CGAGTTCTATGAGTACCATGCGCTAATGATGGAGGAGGAGGGCGCTGTGATTGTTGGACTACTGGTCGGCCTGAATGTGATTGACGCCAATCTGTGTGTGAAGGGAGAAGACCTAGACTCCCAG GTTGGAGTGATTGATTTCTCAATGTATttaaagaatgaagaagagataggaaacaaagaaag GAATGTTCAAATTGCTGCCATCTTAGACCAAAAGAATTACGTtgaagaactaaacagacaacTCAA CAGCACAGTCAGCAGCCTCCATTCAAGAGTTGACTCGCTAGAAAAGTCAAACACTAAGCTGATCGAAGAG TTAGCAATAGCAAAGAACAATATCATTAAGCTCCAAGAAGAGAACCATCAGTTACGCAGTGAAAACGAGTTGATCCTAATGAGAACTCGGCAGCACCTAGAG GTTACCAAAGTGGATGTGGAAACTGAGCTCCAAACATACAAGCATTCCCGGCAAGGTCTAGACGAAATGTATAATGATGCCAGAAGGCAGCTTCGAGACGAGTCACAGCTGCGACAG GATGTGGAGAATGAGCTGTCAGTACAAGTTGGCATGAAGCATGAGATTGAGCTTGCTATGAAGTTGCTGGAGAAAGATATTCACGAGAAACAAGACACTCTCATAGGCCTTCGGCAACAGCTGGAAGAAGTCAAAGCAATCAACATTGAGATGTACCAAAAGCTGCAG GGTTCTGAAGAcagcttgaaagaaaaaaatgaaatcattgctCGCCTGGAAGAAAAGACCAATAAAATCAGTACAGCCATGAGGCAGCTGGAACAAAG TGACAATGATTTGTTAACTCAGACTAGGACAATTGCAGTGTCATTGGTGAAAAGTGCTGGCAGTGACCCCCAGGACCAGTACAAGCTGGTCAAAGACATCTCCTTCTGA
- the Rufy2 gene encoding RUN and FYVE domain-containing protein 2 isoform X4: MATKDPTAVERANLLNMAKLSIKGLIESALSFGRTLDSDYPPLQQFFVVMEHCLKHGLKVRKSFLSYNKTIWGPLELVEKLYPEAEEIGASVRDLPGLKTPLGRARAWLRLALMQKKMADYLRCLIIQRELLSEFYEYHALMMEEEGAVIVGLLVGLNVIDANLCVKGEDLDSQVGVIDFSMYLKNEEEIGNKERNVQIAAILDQKNYVEELNRQLNSTVSSLHSRVDSLEKSNTKLIEELAIAKNNIIKLQEENHQLRSENELILMRTRQHLEVTKVDVETELQTYKHSRQGLDEMYNDARRQLRDESQLRQDVENELSVQVGMKHEIELAMKLLEKDIHEKQDTLIGLRQQLEEVKAINIEMYQKLQGSEDSLKEKNEIIARLEEKTNKISTAMRQLEQSSSLSFTQS; encoded by the exons ATGG ctACTAAAGACCCCACAGCTGTGGAGAGAGCCAACTTGTTAAACATGGCTAAGTTGAGCATCAAGGGGCTCATTGAGTCTGCCCTGAGCTTTGGCCGCACCCTGGACTCCGATTATCCGCCTTTGCAGCAGTTCTTTGTGGTTATGGAGCACTGTCTGAAACACGGCCTTAAAG TGAGAAAATCATTTTTGAGTTATAACAAAACTATTTGGGGCCCTCTGGAACTGGTGGAGAAGCTGTACCCCGAAGCAGAGGAAATCGGAGCCAGTGTCCGGGATTTGCCCGGCCTTAA GACACCCCTGGGTCGTGCTAGGGCATGGCTCCGATTAGCCctcatgcaaaaaaaaatggCTGATTACCTTCGATGCTTAATTATCCAGAGGGAGCTCCTGAG CGAGTTCTATGAGTACCATGCGCTAATGATGGAGGAGGAGGGCGCTGTGATTGTTGGACTACTGGTCGGCCTGAATGTGATTGACGCCAATCTGTGTGTGAAGGGAGAAGACCTAGACTCCCAG GTTGGAGTGATTGATTTCTCAATGTATttaaagaatgaagaagagataggaaacaaagaaag GAATGTTCAAATTGCTGCCATCTTAGACCAAAAGAATTACGTtgaagaactaaacagacaacTCAA CAGCACAGTCAGCAGCCTCCATTCAAGAGTTGACTCGCTAGAAAAGTCAAACACTAAGCTGATCGAAGAG TTAGCAATAGCAAAGAACAATATCATTAAGCTCCAAGAAGAGAACCATCAGTTACGCAGTGAAAACGAGTTGATCCTAATGAGAACTCGGCAGCACCTAGAG GTTACCAAAGTGGATGTGGAAACTGAGCTCCAAACATACAAGCATTCCCGGCAAGGTCTAGACGAAATGTATAATGATGCCAGAAGGCAGCTTCGAGACGAGTCACAGCTGCGACAG GATGTGGAGAATGAGCTGTCAGTACAAGTTGGCATGAAGCATGAGATTGAGCTTGCTATGAAGTTGCTGGAGAAAGATATTCACGAGAAACAAGACACTCTCATAGGCCTTCGGCAACAGCTGGAAGAAGTCAAAGCAATCAACATTGAGATGTACCAAAAGCTGCAG GGTTCTGAAGAcagcttgaaagaaaaaaatgaaatcattgctCGCCTGGAAGAAAAGACCAATAAAATCAGTACAGCCATGAGGCAGCTGGAACAAAG TTCTAGCCTCAGTTTTACCCAAAGTTGA